Proteins from a genomic interval of Sporanaerobacter acetigenes DSM 13106:
- a CDS encoding RNA polymerase sigma factor gives MATKKTRENYYLPLNGKLISVSKEVYEEFYSYNRRERYLEERDRSKGLLYFSDYDTEDNNFIDYVEDKTVDVEKIVETGMIIKELHKALDGLNTDERDLIEKIFFKEQSIREIARNEKVSHVAIQKRRNKVLEKLKEILKDLED, from the coding sequence ATGGCTACTAAGAAAACAAGGGAAAATTATTACTTGCCCTTAAATGGAAAATTAATATCAGTATCAAAAGAAGTTTATGAAGAATTTTATTCCTATAATCGACGAGAAAGATATTTGGAAGAAAGAGATAGAAGCAAAGGTCTTCTATATTTTAGTGATTATGACACTGAGGATAATAATTTTATAGATTATGTGGAAGACAAAACAGTTGATGTAGAAAAAATAGTTGAAACAGGGATGATTATAAAAGAATTGCATAAGGCATTAGATGGATTAAATACAGATGAAAGAGATTTAATTGAAAAGATATTTTTCAAAGAACAATCCATCAGAGAAATAGCTAGAAATGAGAAGGTTAGTCATGTTGCAATTCAAAAAAGAAGAAACAAAGTATTAGAAAAACTTAAAGAAATACTAAAAGATTTAGAAGATTAG
- a CDS encoding SHOCT domain-containing protein, which produces MDSDILRYSIQLAMLKQLLTRKLINKNEYFKIKDVLMKDYKISSDLTS; this is translated from the coding sequence ATGGATAGTGATATATTAAGATATAGTATACAACTTGCTATGCTAAAACAATTATTAACCAGAAAGCTTATTAATAAGAATGAATACTTTAAAATAAAAGATGTTTTAATGAAAGATTATAAAATTTCTTCAGATCTAACTTCCTAA